Proteins from one Naumovozyma castellii chromosome 3, complete genome genomic window:
- the GTT1 gene encoding bifunctional glutathione transferase/peroxidase, whose protein sequence is MAELRCYFFVSAPLYCQTRCKHPLKKKGNIYERENKTKQNVSQGTAENKKESNNRSCIMSFPIIRVHWLNQSRGLRVLWLLDHLKVDYEIIPYKRVGNRAPESLKKIHPLGRSPIVEIEDRETGKKQTLIESGYIFQYILKHFDPENKLGNADADLAEKIQFYLYYVEGSLQPPLMIEYILSLGRENPGPFPISYLVRGVMNKISEAYSKGEMKNQFDFVESEILKNGGYLVGGKLSAADILMSFPLQMAFVRNFATPETYPNMKKWLETITTDEAYAVTKDKIKEFGETF, encoded by the coding sequence ATGGCGGAGTTAAgatgttatttttttgtttcagCCCCTCTTTATTGTCAAACAAGGTGCAAGCAtcctttgaaaaaaaaagggAATATATATGAGAgagaaaacaaaacaaaacaaaacgTTTCTCAAGGAACAGCTgaaaacaagaaagaaagtAATAACAGAAGCTGTATCATGTCTTTTCCTATTATTAGAGTGCATTGGTTGAATCAATCAAGAGGGTTAAGAGTCTTGTGGTTACTTGACCATTTGAAGGTTGATTATGAAATTATTCCTTACAAGAGAGTTGGAAATCGTGCTCCAGagtcattgaagaagatccaTCCCCTAGGTAGATCTCCAATTgtagaaattgaagatagAGAAACTGGGAAGAAGCAAACTCTTATTGAATCCggatatatatttcaatatatcTTGAAGCATTTTGATCCAGAGAATAAACTAGGTAATGCTGATGCTGATTTGGCGGAAAAGATTCAATTCTATCTTTATTATGTTGAAGGGTCATTACAACCACCTTTGATGATAGAATACATTCTTTCTCTGGGGAGAGAGAATCCTGGCCCCTTCCCTATCTCATATCTGGTTCGTGGTGTCATGAATAAGATTAGTGAAGCTTACTCCAAGGGCgaaatgaagaatcaatTCGATTTTGTAGAATCTGAAATACTCAAGAATGGAGGTTATTTGGTTGGTGGTAAATTAAGTGCAGCTGATATTTTGATGTCATTCCCCTTACAAATGGCTTTTGTTCGTAACTTTGCAACACCTGAAACATATCCAAATATGAAGAAGTGGTTGGAGACTATTACAACTGATGAAGCATACGCTGTTACTAAGGATaagattaaagaatttggtGAAACTTTTTAA
- the NCAS0C02990 gene encoding sugar porter family MFS transporter, with translation MSDVDEQNPEVPIEQHSGSQSVLSDSSVKADNDNLKENSDELAEQVVDIPKKPASAYLTISIFCTMIGFGGFICGWDTGTIGGFLAHPDYLKRFGQHHHDGTHYFSNVRTGLVVSIFNIGGLFGCLILGGLADRIGRKMALVAVTVIFMIGIIIQIASIDKWYQYFIGRIISGMGVGAISIFSPMLLGEVAPKHLRGTLGSMYQLMVTFGIFLGDCTNYGTKNYNNSVQWRVPLGLSFAWCLFMIAAMFFVPESPRYLVEVGKVEEAKRSIATSNKVSVDDPAVQAECDLITSGIEAERLAGNASWGELFSTKGKVVQRLLMCCMLQCLQQLTGCNYFFYYGTVIFQAVGLKDSYQTAIVFGIVNFASTFVAFYVVDHYGRRKCLMWGAAAMVCCYVVYASVGVTRLYPDGIKHKDTNSSKGAGNCMIVFSCFFIFSFACTWAPICWVVVSESFPLKIKPKGMALANGCNWFWNFLVSFFTPFITGAINFYYGYVFMGCMVFAYFYVFFFVPEMKGLTLEEVDELWQEGVLPWKSPDWVPASRRGADVDLDAFQKDDKPFFKKMFGSK, from the coding sequence ATGTCTGACGTTGATGAACAAAACCCTGAAGTTCCTATCGAACAACATTCAGGATCTCAATCTGTTTTATCAGATTCCTCAGTGAAAGCTGATAACGATAACTTGAAGGAAAACTCCGATGAATTGGCTGAACAAGTTGTTGATATTCCAAAGAAGCCAGCTTCCGCTTACTTGAccatttccattttctgTACTATGATCGGTTTTGGTGGTTTCATTTGTGGTTGGGATACTGGTACCATTGGTGGTTTCTTGGCTCATCctgattatttgaagagatTCGGTCAACATCATCATGATGGTACTCATTATTTCTCTAACGTGAGAACTGGTTTAGTTGTTTCTATTTTCAACATTGGTGGTTTATTCGGTTGTTTGATTCTTGGTGGTCTAGCAGACAGAATTGGTCGTAAGATGGCTTTAGTTGCTGTTACTGTTATTTTCATgattggtattattattcaaattgcTTCCATTGACAAATGGtaccaatattttattgGTAGAATTATCTCAGGTATGGGTGTCGGTGCTATTTCTATCTTCTCCCCAATGTTGTTAGGTGAAGTTGCTCCAAAGCATTTAAGAGGTACTTTGGGTTCTATGTATCAATTAATGGTTACCTTCGGTATTTTCTTAGGTGATTGTACTAACTACGGTACCAAGAACTACAACAACTCTGTCCAATGGAGAGTCCCATTAGGTCTATCCTTTGCTTGGTGTTTGTTTATGATCGCTGCCATGTTCTTCGTCCCAGAATCTCCACGTTACTTGGTTGAAGTTGGTAAGGTTGAAGAAGCTAAGAGATCTATTGCTACTTCTAACAAGGTTTCCGTTGATGATCCAGCTGTCCAAGCTGAATGTGATTTGATTACATCCGGTATTGAAGCTGAAAGATTAGCTGGTAACGCCTCATGGGGTGAATTATTCTCCACCAAGGGTAAGGTTGTCCAAAGATTATTAATGTGTTGTATGTTGCAATGTTTGCAACAATTGACTGGTTGTAACTATTTCTTCTACTACGGTACTGTTATTTTCCAAGCTGTCGGTTTGAAGGATTCTTACCAAACTGCTATTGTCTTCGGTATTGTTAACTTTGCTTCTACTTTCGTTGCCTTCTACGTTGTTGATCATTATGGTCGTCGTAAGTGTCTAATGTGGGGTGCCGCTGCTATGGTTTGTTGTTACGTTGTTTACGCTTCTGTCGGTGTTACTCGTCTATACCCAGATGGTATTAAGCACAAAGATACCAATTCTTCTAAGGGTGCTGGTAACTGTATGATTGTCTTCTCCtgtttcttcatcttctccTTCGCTTGTACTTGGGCTCCAATTTGTTGGGTTGTTGTCTCGGAATCTTTCCCTCTAAAGATTAAGCCTAAGGGTATGGCTTTGGCTAACGGTTGTAACTGGTTCTGGAATTTCTTAGTTTCCTTCTTCACTCCATTTATTACCGGTGCTATTAACTTCTACTACGGTTACGTCTTCATGGGCTGTATGGTCTTTGCTTACTTCTacgtcttcttcttcgttcCAGAAATGAAGGGTTTGACTTtagaagaagttgatgaaTTGTGGCAAGAAGGTGTCCTACCATGGAAATCACCAGACTGGGTCCCAGCTTCTAGAAGAGGTGCTGACGTCGACTTAGATGCCTTCCAAAAGGATGACAAGCCattcttcaagaagatGTTTGGTTCCAAATAA
- the MAM3 gene encoding Mam3p (ancestral locus Anc_3.168), giving the protein MLPVRNPSLQRSTHLLITYFLCLIPRIHSLPLSRKASAPASDVASIAEGNPNITTYAIVSMILVLLGGVFAGLTLALMGQDEVYLKVMSSSGSPQEKKSARRVLSLISRGKHWVLVTLLLSNVITNESLPIVLDRCLGGGWQAVVSSTCLIVIFGEIIPQSICVKYGLQVGAFFGPFVLVLMYLMYPVAYPIALLLDYLLGEDHGTMYRKSGLKTLVTLHRTMGVDPVERLTQDEVTIISAVLDLKEKRVEEIMTPIENVFTMSADTILDDKTVELIFNSGFSRIPICLPNEPTNFIGMLLVRVLISYDPDDCLPISHFPLATLPETGPTTSCLNILNYFQEGKSHMCIVSKEPGSSQGAIGILTLEDVIEELIGEEIVDESDVFVDIHQHIMREQPGPLSKRHVTSYLHHLYTDSHKKHQEMLNQQEQERDRNRNRRSPPSDSTDKSKEKKRSESQPLLLSPTKQGDYSTISKESNSHVNLTTRSSPPLPSQNEYRSGRVYSTPGPVEFQTQKLLPSNLASHPLDIKKPFVIIKKPNESLTRTDITRPQEDSDGYLREPFTKEEDKLIEQHAKLAEQALEYTRKSGEPTQVTTSNALSPTSSSPLNDAGYLASRRSSDTNRAAQDKNLMISSSYKSTNNGIVESIITVKGVPKTIIEPAHDWEHSSNNVTSNSTDENSDDSRKSSLATTATTQRSTLGVSPK; this is encoded by the coding sequence ATGTTGCCCGTAAGAAATCCGTCGTTACAAAGAAGCACGCACCTATTAATTACCTACTTTCTTTGTCTGATTCCTAGAATTCACTCCCTGCCGTTGAGCAGGAAGGCATCCGCACCAGCATCAGATGTTGCTAGTATAGCGGAGGGAAATCCAAATATTACAACGTATGCAATTGTATCGATGATTTTGGTCTTACTGGGTGGTGTCTTTGCAGGTTTAACGTTAGCCTTAATGGGCCAAGATGAAGTTTATTTGAAAGTGATGAGTAGTTCAGGTTCTCCACAGGAAAAAAAGTCCGCCAGAAGAGTCCTTTCTCTGATATCTCGAGGTAAACATTGGGTCCTTGTTACCTTACTTTTATCTAACGTGATCACCAATGAGTCTCTGCCTATCGTGTTGGATAGGTGCCTTGGTGGTGGATGGCAAGCTGTAGTATCATCCACTTGTTTAATTGTCATTTTTGGGGAAATCATACCGCAAAGTATTTGTGTTAAATATGGGTTACAAGTCGGTGCATTTTTTGGTCCCTTCGTTCTCGTGTTGATGTATTTGATGTACCCTGTGGCATACCCAATTGCATTGTTATTGGATTATTTATTAGGGGAAGATCATGGGACCATGTACAGAAAATCTGGTTTGAAAACATTGGTAACATTACATAGAACGATGGGAGTAGATCCAGTAGAAAGATTGACTCAAGATGAAGTTACCATTATCTCTGCAGTGttagatttgaaagaaaaacgTGTGGAAGAAATTATGACCCCCATTGAAAACGTTTTCACCATGAGCGCAGATACCATTTTGGATGATAAAACTGTGGAATTAATCTTTAATTCTGGGTTTTCTAGAATACCGATTTGTTTACCCAATGAACCAACAAATTTTATTGGTATGTTACTTGTTAGAGTGTTAATCTCTTATGATCCTGATGATTGTTTACCCATTTCTCATTTCCCATTGGCAACTTTACCTGAGACTGGTCCAACCACTTCATGCTTAAACATTTTAAACTACTTCCAAGAGGGAAAATCCCACATGTGTATTGTTAGTAAAGAGCCAGGTTCATCTCAAGGCGCTATTGGTATTTTGACTTTGGAAGatgtcattgaagaattaattgGTGAGgaaattgttgatgaaTCTGATGTATTTGTTGATATTCACCAGCATATCATGCGTGAACAACCTGGGCCTTTGAGTAAAAGGCATGTTACGTCTTATTTACATCATTTATACACTGATTCCCATAAGAAACATCAAGAGATGTTAAatcaacaagaacaagaaagagATAGGAATAGGAATAGACGTTCACCACCATCTGACTCAACAGATAAGTcgaaagagaagaaaagaagtgAAAGTCAgccattattattgtctCCAACAAAGCAAGGAGATTATTCCACCATTTCCAAGGAATCGAATTCACATGTGAATCTAACCACTCGATCGTCGCCACCATTGCCCTCACAAAATGAGTATAGGTCTGGTAGAGTATATTCTACTCCAGGTCCCGTGGAATTCCAAACACAGAAATTGTTACCATCGAATTTAGCATCTCACCCTCTTGATATTAAGAAACCGTTTGTCATCATTAAGAAACCCAATGAAAGTTTAACTCGAACAGACATTACAAGACCTCAAGAAGATTCAGATGGTTACCTACGTGAGCCATTTACAAAGGAAGAGGACAAATTAATTGAGCAACATGCCAAGTTAGCTGAACAAGCACTTGAATATACAAGGAAGTCGGGAGAGCCTACTCAAGTAACGACATCCAACGCATTATCACCAACCAGTTCGTCGCCATTAAATGACGCTGGATATTTGGCATCCCGTAGAAGTTCCGATACTAATAGGGCAGCACAGGATAAGAACCTCATGATCTCATCTTCTTATAAATCTACTAACAATGGTATTGTAGAATCGATAATTACAGTGAAGGGTGTTCCAAAGACTATTATTGAGCCAGCGCATGACTGGGAACATTCCAGTAACAATGTGACATCAAATAGCACTGATGAAAACAGCGATGATAGCAGGAAATCCTCCCTAGCAACAACTGCTACCACTCAAAGATCAACTCTTGGTGTTTCTCCAAAATGA